From Alligator mississippiensis isolate rAllMis1 chromosome 1, rAllMis1, whole genome shotgun sequence:
gccggaggaccaacctggggaccaTCCTGACAACCAGCCgggggaccagcccagggaccagcccaagggccagccaggggacctgcctgaggtccagcccagggacctgcctgaggtccagcccggggagcagcctGAGGGCCATCTGGGGGACCGACCTGGGGACCTGCCCGAGggccagcctggggacctgcctggAGTCCAACCCAAGGGCCAGCCCGGGGACCAGCCCGAGGGCCAGGCCGGGAACCTGCCTGAGGTCCAGCCCAGGAAGCAGCCCaaggggcagcccagggagcagctggaGGACCAACGTGGGGACCAgccagagggccagcccagggaccaggcCGAGGACCATCTGGGGCACCGACCTGGGGACCTGCCCGGAGTCCAGCCCAAggtccagcccagggacctgcccagggaccagcccaggaACCTGCCTCAGGAAAAGGTAGGGTCTAGACCCTTTTGTTCAAAGTATTCAATAGGAAAAGGGTATGAGGAATTGCCGATATTTGTATTCTAAGTGAAAATTGAATTTCCACGTGCATTGTTTAGTCCTGTCCCCCAGAAAGCTGttcatagctgtgaccaaacacaagtgcacggctgcaaacagcttaaatggcccactgggtgaaaatctggctCCTCATTGCACGTAGTATCagctaaagatgtttcaaaacgtagtgtcttgtgtaacgtgtgtctgctggggctcccagcctgtcggtgttttcagaatgggagtggggcaagggagcagaaggagctgagtcttagggtttttcagcccccgtCTACAGGGTGGTCCCAGTGTATTACAGGCCCCCCAAGGTGGGGTGGCTCCaactcccccactccacccctcaacaccagctgcagagccccaagaacgagctccctccactgcctttcccccctgccatgctgaaacAGCCAACGCTGCACAGAGCTTGGCCCTTGTTGtgggaacctgcttgcaggctcccagcaggcagctagaTCCCCACCTCTCCAGACCAACACttaacttctgtttggtctcgggCAATGTAGCAACTCAGAACGcgttgcaaaaatcattctgacttacagctgggagctccacttctctctgcacccttagggcaCGGCCACACaagcaggcatgtgtgcttgcaccAGTTCAACTAGGACCAGCACGTATTTGACCCGGGGATTTCTGCCTCAGCCAAATGCCTGGCCACACCCtatggtgtggggcaagttgtgccacttggggcaaaataaccccgcCCAGCTCCTCTcaaatctgcagccagggggagctagagcctggggccagcagctgcttgcaggagggCGGTAGGACAGGGGGTGGAGATAGGtttggggggattgtggggggactgtgggtgagtggggactgtggGAGGTGGGTGCTCAGgtagggtgggtcctctgccccgcAACAAGGCATagctcccccacacagcacatggactgccgcccccaggaccacagcattcccccctgccaggcccacatgccccttgcagggcccacagctcccccacatgGCCCACCCCCCACAACACCTCAGCCCCCGTGCACAGCCCACagctcactgggagcagcagtgagcactgcGGCACTTGGGGTCTCCTGGCACATCCCCACATGCGGCACGGAGCAGTGCGGCTCGGCACCGGCCGCtcctctgccacatcacctgggcccactcccagagaccacctgtcatgctggcccaggtcctgtgtgcatgggcacCACGTGCCATCAGGCAGGGCCTGTTTCATTCACGCAGGACCCACCCTCCTCAACACACAGTCCCCATGAGGGACATGGGGCCCCGAGTGACAGCATGAGTGACCCAGAGCTACTCGAAAGCACAGAGTGCCGCACTAAACCAGGCCAGGCCCATGCGATGGGCTAGAGGCAGTGCCAGGTGGCGGGCAGCTGAGGCTGAGTTGCACTGCCCCgcagtgaaggagggattggggctggggctgggactgggacaagctgcgcagccgggcagggggatgtgggacttggggaggggacgggggtggcgcagcttgctctgggtggaagggggcaagcagcagcagggcatagctcccactcccggcactgccacacctgcatcctgtgccccctcaccccggctgggcaaccGGCGGGTGATGCCCTGCTtccacttgcccagccggggcagggaggcacGGGATGTGGGCACggcactgctgggagtggggtctatgccctgctactgcttgccctcTTCTGCCCGGAACAAGCTGCATTTGCATCGTGCCTCTGCCCACCGCccgtcctggctgggcaagaggcgGCGgggcatatcccccactcccagcactatTGTGCCCACATCccgggcccccctgcccccctgggcagaaGTCAGAGGAGCCTGTAAACACAAAGGAGTGCAGGAGATGGAAGCAAAGTTTCCAGGGTTTGGGAATATTAGTTTACTTTCCATATCACAACCTTGCCCAATAGGTAatggcagagaaaggtcagtaggcgcatctgccctgcaggagctccttcctaaGCAAAGCACGTTGTGTAGTTGGGAATGCCACCATTtctttcagcagacaaggttctttagggaaaagtgctatcttttattagaccaactaaatacccTTTTCAAACAGCCAAAATCAATGTCTTccgtgtttcaggggtgttaattgtagatggaatactaaatatgaatacttcattgcaaataccaaaccaagttactcctgtaggtaggacaccaccactaacaacattcaAGAACCAGGCATAGACCCAAAATACCTGCTTCTGGTTCTGCTCTTTCATCCCTACTGCTTCCACCATGTTTGTGactttttcccttcttttatttttcattatgtaCGTCTCTGAATGCTCATCATCTCATTCATGCGTACCTTCCACGGCCACACCTTCAttacctcctccttcctccacctctgatcCGCTCGGTCTGCACCTTACTCCCAGAAGAACGGAGAAGCCCGAATCGTTCGCTGCACATTGCAGAGCGGCAAAGGTGCTGCATACAAAGGTATtctggtaagtgatgtggaagagctgtgtagatttattactggatgtGTGTTCACTCTGGATGACAAGTTATATGTAAattctctgctgctctgtttcacaccaagacaaagctttgaaATATTAGGGGCCACCtcatgcccttgattcttaggAGAATTGACATTGGCATTTTAGTAGTCAAAGTACATTCCACCTCCCAAACTTTTCTCTGGGCTTTCAGCTGGATAATATCCACCACTTGTCCTCAATCATTGACTAAGGTAACAAGAAACCATGCACACCACTTGTATGAatgggcatgtgtgcacaggtaggcagacagatacactgaagAACAGCCTGGAGACAAGTCACggaaagatgctgtatagcaatagaCAATTAGGAGCCCAAAGGGCATACACTTCTAAATATCATAGTGTATTATCCCTCATTTTCtcttatagaaaagtagagctggaagacctcaggaggccatctaatctaaccccctgctgacgGCAGGATGATTCCTGACTAAACCTTTCCACTCAATTTATGTCTGACCTATTCTTAATACTGCAGAAACCAACCTCCCGCACAACTACTATTCTCaatgcccaaaacaccaagaataaCCATAACCCATGACAGTTAAAGCAAGGAGATGGAGGCCCAATCCCAAATGTGGTGCTAGGTAGGACCCCGAGCACAGAAGCAAAATCCAGGAACTTGTCAGTTTTTTTAGTTCTCACAAGAGCAATCAGCACACCCGACTCCAAATCCCCAGCCCTAGCTGCAGCCAACAGACAGTGCTCCCAGTGCGTTTGCTGtccttccctgtcctgtgttgtctgcagctttgctcaggaagctctttattcctgcatccaaatcctctgaacagcagcggagccaggacagatccctgtaggagtccactcaaagcctcctgccgTTCCCACCTGGATCCATGCAGAATGACTTTTGCttgtggctgttgagccagttgtctatctgctttggagtcatttgcttttccccatgtttctcccagttgtttgtgaGAAGGTTGTGTGGGAAACCATTAAGAGATAAACCCTGGCACTTTGCAGTGAAAGGGAAACGGTTTCGAgggaaaccctgggccagatgcatggtgatgcagctgctgcttgtgccatctCACTGGCACAAGGTAGATTTAGGCAAGAAAAGCCTTGATGGCATAGGACCAGCCTAGTGGCTTCTGGGACTCTGCTACATGTGGGTGATCACGCTGCAATGAAAGATTTCAGCGAGACAGAGGCAAAATAAAAGGACATTCATAGTGGTCTTTTTTACACCAGGGACAAACCAAATCTAGAGACGCAGCTTCGTagagtaaaatacacacagaaaccGTCACCCTTTGCTAGGATGTGCTGTGCACAAGGCTATTTCCATCTCTGTAATTTCCATTCGTGCACTGTCTGTACCTCACCCATGAGACACCAAACCAACATGCCAGATAGATaaactgaaaacaaatgtcaagaaacaaagaagcaaaatcattcattgcaaaatgctttttccagttaaCCAGCCAAGACAGGACTGTAGACGTCATTtcaaaaatcatgacaaaataccATCTAGACGTGGAGGAAGCAGAAAAGTACCAGCTTGTGCAGGTCATTTCAGAGCACAAAGGtaagagagcaaaactttttgcAGGTTCAGATATCCTCCTCAtgtttgcagaagaacatgcctatgaatccattttagaaatagtgCTTTGTTTCATCTCATAGCCAGGTGGAGTAGACCTCCCTCTTGGTTACCtggtaggagtcagcacacctctactcccctttgggatggcatgggtgcagttgGGAAAGACTGACAATTAGAGATCCAGTGCTGACGTGTCCagttgtctgaagtcagggccaaatgaaacagaagaacgAACTGGGAGCATCACCCAtacactgactggtgcccagaaagccacagggacgacacagtccagatccactccctgaaatccatcctgcttgaaaaTCTATGATctctgcaccaggaatttgtgatGATTTGTGTAAACTCAGCATCACagtattaattctggtgcagcacagtacagcctccctctcctccagttagTTAAGTATTGGCTGAAGCCGTTTTTTGTCCTGATACGTCCAATCCCCTTGTGAGTGATGACATCCTTGCCTTCAATAACttcctggagaagactgaagtttactagatgtttgaaatgggcacagctcctttcttgcccgtgcatgtaaactgagtcacagggctatatcccacttcaccttGTGTGCCTAAACAGCATGGccacagccacagagctgcaGTTTTGGGTGGGGTTGTGCTCCAGCTCAGCATGTTTGAAGCCATGAACAGGTCAGGTATGCCCATTAGGCCGTACTATCATTCATGACACTTTGGCTGGGCAAAAGCTCATTGGAGAGGTGGGAAAGCTACTCATCGAGGGAGCGGGAGacccagtgcccagccccacctTCCTGACAATCTCTCTCAGCAATCTGTTTCATGACTTCACCACCTGAGAGTTAggaagtatttcctcatttccaaCTTAAATGCCCCCGTTGGAATATAAGCCCGTTAGTATACCCACTGTAATCACAGAcaactagagatcctctttacaagtaacaacctttttgaagatttctaacaccccgtccattttctcaggattacataatccaggtcttccaacttttcctgtctaggacaatattagacctttcctcgttgttgttgctcttctctggattctttcCAGTTTCTCTGTTTCTTATAAAGCATGATGCCTTGAACTGAccacagttctccagctaaggcctccccaaTGCTGAATATCATTGAAAAATGGTTTCCCCTACTTTGCATGCAACATGCATGTTAACACAGCCCCACATGCTCTTATTCTGTTTCAGTTTTTGTAACAATATTGCAGGGATGACTCATGTTTAGCTTctgctctactcctgtaactatTATACTAttctttcattaatttaagaccattttttccatttggtcaaggtcattgagaatcctcaacctatcttccagatcttctgctgtcctacctcgcttggcatcatctgcagatttcctaagCGTATGCTCAGTTCCTTGAGacctctaggacacattttatgcAGACTGAGATAAGAAGTCATTAAACACGTTGCCTTTTCCACATTGAacaattttaattccctttccccaatcAGTAATGGACCTACACTTCTTTTGGTCCTTGACATCTAACTTCAAAGGGTGCTTGTGTGTCTCATAGTAGCTGTAttgcagtgccttggtctgcccgGGTTTTTCCTTTATTGCCATCTGTTGTATTGTAGCTACGCTTCCACATATTGAGAGATTCCTtgttaagtttcaagtcacaaaagcatttgctgtttagcCAAGCCAGTTGGTTGACGTGATTCTTAACCTTCCTCACACAGGGATGATGTATCCTCGTGCCCTTAATATTCCCTCGAAGGTACAACCAAATTCcccgattcctttttcctttaaatgtactgtccctgggatcctggccaccagttgtttgaggttttgcatgCCCGTGCTaacctttactatttatttgtacTCTTGTCATGCCtaaagccatacttatggtcaaagaccctactggggaaagcactgtataaatcccGAGCATTACCCACAaaacagcttcaccttcacagagggctacctgattgtaggcattgcacttgcagtgtttggcaagccctaagcctgctgggtatcttgagtggcaggaggagagtctaccatcaatccctgaccattgcgaggtcaaactatcatcaccatcaaatcagcagcagtatcaggccctgccctggatttaccagccctctttcagagccagtgaagagagggaggatgcaaagggaggggagaaaggcaggttgagcaggcttctttctgctcacctctggcacccagcaacccaaTGCCCcagtgtccccctccccacacacgcacctctctggaaaacagctgtctcccattgctagcagacaggtacCTGTGAGCTccgggagcagcaatctcctctgctgccaaaaggcaaagCTCAACCCCTgttcttggtgcatgaggaggtaaaggggttgtctcagctgaatggaaaggaatttgccttgacctttttgttgaataaagaacccaacacatgcaagctgtagacaaccacacatggaaatgatgcgtTAAGAAAGCAAGTCAAATGattgcctttcaacctaaatgtacagccctgtgtgtatgcatcatgctactgtctgtagtcaatgatctctgagccagaaaactgtttcatgtagtgcacaggtaagtttggtgttctcagacttccagaagcatgactttggatggtccaacatcttctcatagttttgctgctggtgggaaaggaggtgttataactagtaaaaaccaAATTAAAGAACCTCATTTAGACTTCCAAATGGCAcgtgtccagccagcatgcacctctgaatgctcCCCAGTTTTCTACGCTTGCTCGcagtgctactatccagagtaaatcactcgacgcttctttgcttttctctttctgcagagctagtcttcccgCAGGGAGCAAACGTGTTCTCTGAAATGAACAGCCAGGGCAATGCAGACTTCAGTATAAGAAGAAAACCAGCTTCTGTTGTCACGCCAGGGCCTGCCGAaatcaagaaaaagaggaggcgcctacctcgcctctttagaggcagcaggctcagacctgaatgaaagctttttaaaagggAGCTGACATAAATAACACcgtcaggctgggggacactgggaacctgtggggggttggggtgcaggcatgggagggagggggtcaggtgggaatggggagcagaaggaaatataatctatgttcaggagggatgttgggcacaaggagtgggagggatagggggaaaatgggagggaggtttgtttcaaggcggggatgggggtagggttttgcaattgcaaagaagcagacacccgggtgggggaaggggtatatacccttccccctgcccccccagccctgccggtgcccctcactcccaacccacagcccctttccctcccacccccacatacctcctggtgctcctcccttatcCAGGAGAATGAAAGTAACCatcaatcccttcttcaattgccctgatccccctcagcctgctcacctctgcctggagtcccctctcctgcccctccagggcctcaatccgggcacAGCTGGCATAGGCAAGAGACTCCCGGCCCCgacgctacccccaggcctcagaggtcccgcCCAGCAACCcccgcagacagggctcagggcactgccgACCCACCCAAGGGGCCTGTCTCGGTGGAGGCCTCCCAGGAGCTGTGGGccgaaggcagcagcagggcaggggccttggctgcgctccATGTCACCCCAtagtagcacccctcctccttcacttccctgaatctctggcataagcccccacgtgctcctgcccacgactggcctgtgaactgccaCAAACTGCTCCGCTGTTCGCAGTCCCTGTTCGCcggctgcctggtcccagcctgatCCCCAGCAGTTTGTGATGCACTCTTGGGAGATGAGGTTAATTATAtgctcaagacctttcccagcttgcagtggcatgcatagttttcaaactttttttaggAAAGCTTCTAGATCATCTCCAtgtttgttgtgagggaagattggggtgttcagcctgaggggagcagctggggctcgctACGCGCCTGCAACTCCAGGGTTTGACTGCATCCTGAGTACTGCGCGATGatgtttgcacttgaacctggcctcttgggCACCATGCTCATGCTGGCGCTGGACCTCTtcgtgctggcgctggccctccttgtgctggcactgggcctccttctccaccatctccattcgcttcagctctagctcatgcTTGACCTTgcgctcctcagcttccagctgcagcttgtatttgcacaagtcccactcagaggatggcccctcgggttctgcatgcaCGTGCGGagatcttgcagcctggtcatcatcacacaggatcttaatcaggtcttctctcttctgctccttcctctctctttcatcacctctttcaagttgaccacagtcatgtcGTCATACTTGTCagccaccccagctatctacactgaccacttgacccgatgccaaattagagattgtttgctcaagggtttccagtgactctgtttcc
This genomic window contains:
- the LOC132249452 gene encoding protein TsetseEP-like, whose translation is MEAKHLLHQFKSVAENESQPGDHPEDHPKDQPQEQLGDQPGDLPEVQPGEQPKGQPGEQPEDQPGDHPDNQPGDQPRDQPKGQPGDLPEVQPRDLPEVQPGEQPEGHLGDRPGDLPEGQPGDLPGVQPKGQPGDQPEGQAGNLPEVQPRKQPKGQPREQLEDQRGDQPEGQPRDQAEDHLGHRPGDLPGVQPKVQPRDLPRDQPRNLPQEKVGSRPFCSKYSIGKGYEELPIFVF